In Kwoniella pini CBS 10737 chromosome 2, complete sequence, a single genomic region encodes these proteins:
- a CDS encoding serine-tRNA ligase: MIDLIHLQADKGGNPDIIRESQKKRGASVELVDEVIELFSNHKQAQFEKEQAQRNLNALQKQIGQIKKSKGDATELLSKKSELDKKIADLVIKAKELEELRDKKAGLIGNIVDERNAVSMTEDDNPILRVYHPEPNHKGNSGTGLSIEDKSTDVLSHHEVLYRLEAYDTDRGVKVFGHRGFYLTNDGVDLNQALISYGLDFLRKRQYKKIQPPFMIKKDIMAATAQLSEFDEALYKVTGDTDDRYLIATSEQPISAMHMDENIPPSSLPIRYAGYSTCFRKEAGSHGKDTWGIFRVHQFEKVEQFIICEPENSPAELDRMVETSRDFYESLEIPYRVVNIVSGALNNAASIKYDLEAWFPFQGEYKELVSCSNCTDYQSRSLNVRLGFKTKDSKVGFVHMLNGTLCATERALCCIVENYQTPEGLRIPKVLQPYMQGREFLPYTAELPKGTTSQKQKK, from the exons atgattgaCTTAATCCATC TCCAAGCTGATAAAGGAGGTAATCCCGATATCATAAGAGAATctcaaaagaaaagaggaGCAAGTGTAGAATTAGTAGATGaagtaattgaattattttcaaatcataaACAAG ctcaatttgaaaaagaacaagctcaaagaaatttaaatgcattacaaaaacaaattggtcaaattaaaaaatcaaaaggaGATGCAACAGAACTTTTATCTAAAAAATcagaattagataaaaaaattgCTGATTTAGTTATTAAAGctaaagaattagaagaactTAGAGATAAAAAAGCTGGATTAATTGGtaatattgttgatgagCGAAATGCTGTTTCTATGACTGAG GACGATAATCCAATCCTTCGAGTATACCATCCCGAACCCAATCACAAAGGAAACTCAGGTACAGGTTTATctattgaagataaatcaacGGACGTTCTTTCACATCATGAAGTTCTTTATAGATTAGAAGCTTATGATACAGATCGAGGAGTAAAAGTATTTGGTCACAGAGGATTTTACTTGACAAATGATGGAGTTGATTTAAATCAAGCTTTAATTTCTTATGGATTAGACTTCTTAAGGAAAAGACAATATAAGAAAATTCAACCTCCTTTCATGATCAAAAAAGATATTATGGCTGCTACTGCTCAACTTtcagaatttgatgaagctttATACAAAGTTACAGGAGATACAGATGATAGATATTTAATTGCAACTTCTGAACAACCTATCTCTGCTATGCACATGGATGAGAATATTCCGCCATCAAGCCTTCCTATTAG ATACGCTGGATATTCTACTTGTTTTAGAAAAGAAGCTGGTTCTCACGGTAAAGATACTTGGGGTATATTCCGAGttcatcaatttgagaAAGTTGAACAA TTCATCATCTGCGAACCTGAAAACTCTCCAGCAGAGCTCGACCGAATGGTTGAGACCTCTCGAGATTTCTATGAATCTCTTGAAATCCCTTATAGAGTAGTCAACATCGTTTCAGGAGCATTGAATAATGCAGCTTCGataaaatatgatttagaaGCTTGGTTCCCCTTCCAAGGTGAATACAAGGAATTGGTCAGTTGTTCAAATTGTACAGATTACC AATCTAGATCATTGAACGTCAGACTTGGATTTAAGACTAAAGATAGTAAAGTTGGTTTCGTACATATGTTAAATGGTACATTATGTGCAACAGAACGTGCATTATGTTGTattgttgaaaattatcaaaCACCAGAG GGTTTGAGAATTCCTAAAGTACTTCAACCATATATGCAAGGTAGAGAATTTTTACCATACACTGCTGAATTGCCAAAAGGAACAACCAGTCAAAAGCAAAAAAAGTAA
- a CDS encoding serine/threonine-protein phosphatase 6 catalytic subunit, whose translation MSGLSSDPDQWIAHIRQCKHLPERQMKLLCSRVRDLLLEESNVHLVQSPVTICGDIHGQFWDVLEIFRQGGEPPETSYIFMGDFVDRGYYSLETLSLLLAYKARYPDKITLLRGNHESRQITQVYGFYDECLGKYGNPSVWKACCTLFDHLNLAAIIDSSILCVHGGLSPDIKTLDQIRIIPRAQEVPHEGAFCDLMWSDPDEVDSWSVSPRGAGWLFGGKVTSEFNHINSLSLIARAHQLVQEGYKHMFDNSLVTVWSAPNYCYRCGNSASIMQINENGKTDFKVYGAARENDTDLKNPAMRRMGTPSYFV comes from the exons ATGTCTGGATTATCATCGGATCCAGATCAATGGATAGCTCAT ATACGACAATGTAAACATTTACCTGAACgtcaaatgaaattactTTGTTCTAGAGTTAGAgatttattattagaagaaagtaATGTACATTTAGTACAATCACCTGTAACTATTTGTGGAGATATACATGGTCAATTTTGGGATGTTTTAGAAATTTTTAGACAAGGTGGTGAACCTCCTGAAACGAGTTATATTTTTATG GGCGACTTTGTCGATCGAGGATATTACTCATTAGAAACTCTTTCTTTGTTATTAGCTTACAAAGCTCG ATATCCCGATAAGATAACATTACTTCGGGGAAATCACGAATCTCGTCAAATAACCCAAGTCTACGGATTTTACG ACGAATGTCTGGGTAAATATGGAAATCCGTCTGTATGGAAAGCTTGTTGTACATTATTCGATCATCTGAACCTAGCTGCA ATAATTGATTCTTCTATATTATGTGTTCATGGTGGATTATCACCAGATATAAAAACGTTAGATCAAATAAGGATAATACCTAGAGCTCAAGAAGTTCCTCATGAAGGAGCATTTTGTG ATTTGATGTGGTCAGATccagatgaagttgattctTGGTCTGTTAGTCCAAGAGGTGCAGGTTGGTTATTTGGAGGAAAAGTAACTTCAGag TTTAATCATATaaattcactttcattaATAGCACGTGCTCATCAATTAGTACAAGAAGGTTATAAACATAtgtttgataattcattagTAACAGTTTGGTCTGCACCAAATTATTGTTATAGATGTGGTAATTCTGCAAGTATAATGcaaattaatgaaaatggtaaaacAGATTTTAAAGTTTATGGAGCTGCAAGAGAAAATGATActgatttaaaaaatccTGCTATGAGAAGAatg GGTACACCATCATATTTCGTTTAA